One Microbacterium sp. W4I20 DNA window includes the following coding sequences:
- a CDS encoding amidohydrolase — translation MSGQTIIARGRILDPARSDQADFSASASPTDIVVENARITALRGNVTPSASDTVIDAHDTVLLPGFVDSHVHLVWTGQSLANVALTDAADLGEIQARLRAERERLGADATILRGRGWLFDAIDGEPTAAMIDEVVDDIPVYLDSNDMHSVWVNTAAIRALGIDATTPDPAAGRLSRLPSGEPAGMLYERAAHEIGWAHLAANTGDDDRVASVLRALDAFAAAGVTSVVDMGMDEAGWRALKAAQAERGGTLPVRVSAHWLVADFGDDEQNLAQVRRAAEVSDHASEWLAMIGIKLVLDGVIDACTAAMTYPYADGSNGDLMWDPTRLERVSLAADAAGLRIAMHAIGDHASDVALDVLESVIAMNPAWDRRPRLEHLEVVSEGTPVRMAALGITASVQPVHADPAIQPNWRAQLGDDRVEGGYPWRSFTDAGALMAFGTDAPTAPHEALDNLYIATTRRSVLDPSLPAHTLHSVVSPDAALRHATVDSAASFAADDRIGRLEPGYLADLVALDRRPLDDDGFRTNAVAFTMVGGRIVYRRGA, via the coding sequence ATGAGCGGCCAGACCATCATCGCCCGAGGTCGGATCCTCGATCCGGCTCGCAGCGACCAGGCCGACTTCTCGGCCAGCGCATCGCCGACGGACATCGTCGTCGAGAACGCACGGATCACCGCGCTCCGCGGGAACGTTACGCCCAGCGCATCCGACACCGTCATCGACGCGCACGACACGGTGCTGCTTCCGGGATTCGTCGACTCCCACGTGCATCTCGTCTGGACCGGTCAGAGCCTGGCGAACGTCGCCCTGACAGACGCAGCGGATCTCGGCGAGATCCAAGCCCGGCTTCGGGCGGAGCGCGAGCGTCTCGGAGCCGACGCCACGATCCTGCGGGGTCGGGGCTGGCTCTTCGATGCGATCGACGGGGAGCCGACGGCAGCCATGATCGACGAGGTGGTGGACGACATCCCGGTGTACCTCGACTCCAACGACATGCACTCGGTCTGGGTCAACACCGCCGCGATCCGCGCGCTGGGCATCGATGCCACGACGCCTGACCCGGCCGCGGGGCGCCTCTCGCGTCTTCCGTCAGGCGAGCCGGCGGGGATGCTGTACGAGCGAGCTGCCCACGAGATCGGATGGGCGCATCTCGCCGCCAACACCGGCGACGACGACCGCGTCGCATCTGTACTCCGCGCTCTCGACGCGTTCGCCGCCGCGGGGGTGACCTCGGTCGTCGACATGGGGATGGATGAAGCCGGGTGGCGTGCGCTCAAGGCAGCGCAGGCCGAGCGCGGCGGAACCCTGCCCGTGCGCGTGTCGGCTCATTGGCTTGTCGCGGACTTCGGCGACGACGAGCAGAACCTCGCGCAGGTGCGCCGGGCGGCCGAGGTCAGTGACCACGCGTCGGAGTGGCTCGCGATGATCGGCATCAAGCTCGTCCTCGACGGCGTCATAGACGCCTGCACCGCGGCGATGACCTACCCGTACGCCGACGGCAGCAACGGGGACCTGATGTGGGATCCCACGCGCCTCGAGCGTGTCTCACTCGCGGCGGACGCCGCGGGCCTGCGGATCGCCATGCACGCGATCGGCGATCATGCGAGCGATGTCGCGCTCGACGTGCTGGAGTCCGTCATCGCGATGAATCCGGCGTGGGACCGGCGCCCGCGGCTCGAGCACCTCGAGGTGGTGTCCGAGGGTACGCCCGTGCGGATGGCAGCCCTCGGGATCACCGCATCGGTGCAACCCGTGCACGCCGATCCGGCGATTCAGCCGAACTGGCGTGCGCAGCTCGGCGACGACCGCGTCGAAGGCGGGTACCCTTGGCGGAGCTTCACGGACGCGGGGGCCCTGATGGCCTTCGGCACCGACGCCCCCACCGCTCCGCACGAAGCGCTCGACAATCTCTACATCGCGACGACCCGGCGCTCCGTGCTCGACCCCTCACTGCCCGCCCACACCCTGCATTCCGTCGTCTCCCCCGATGCGGCTCTACGACACGCGACAGTGGACTCGGCGGCGTCCTTCGCCGCCGATGATCGAATCGGACGCCTGGAGCCGGGCTACCTCGCCGATCTCGTCGCGCTCGACAGACGTCCCCTCGACGACGACGGGTTCCGCACGAACGCCGTCGCGTTCACGATGGTCGGGGGCCGGATCGTCTACCGACGCGGGGCGTGA
- a CDS encoding Gfo/Idh/MocA family protein — MKKLRIGAIGLGLLGAAQVTTVARSVAVGELVAVSDFDLGRAREIADSLPGDVRVIASAEELIAADDVDAVLIASSASSHLELVLACIENRKPVFCEKPLALTGADCEQILDAEIDAGRQLVQVGFMRRYDAAFVDLKSAVATGDLGDIVALQYVHRAADVPESFTSSMHTTEAVVHEVDTTRWLIDDEIVEVRVEGTGGRSGLEEWLDPQFFYFRTAGGAMVYAEVFLRAGYGYEIGCEVVGRNGTARLTNAPSTSVSLGFRTSGGREKDYTVRFADAYRGELAGWAEDAINGVVNGPNSWDGYAGAAVTDACLEALRTGEPVAVKMRPRPSFY, encoded by the coding sequence ATGAAGAAACTCCGCATCGGAGCAATCGGGCTTGGCCTGCTGGGCGCGGCGCAGGTCACGACGGTCGCGCGGTCGGTCGCGGTGGGAGAACTGGTCGCCGTCTCCGACTTCGACCTGGGCCGTGCGAGGGAGATCGCCGATTCGCTCCCGGGCGACGTCAGGGTCATCGCGAGCGCGGAAGAGCTGATCGCGGCGGATGATGTGGACGCGGTCCTCATCGCCTCCAGCGCATCGTCGCACCTTGAGCTCGTGCTCGCTTGCATCGAGAATCGCAAACCCGTGTTCTGTGAGAAGCCACTCGCCCTCACCGGGGCGGACTGCGAGCAGATCCTGGACGCTGAGATCGATGCCGGACGGCAGCTCGTGCAGGTCGGATTTATGCGCCGGTACGACGCGGCCTTCGTGGATCTCAAGAGCGCCGTCGCCACGGGAGACCTGGGTGACATCGTCGCTCTCCAGTACGTCCATCGTGCTGCGGATGTTCCCGAGTCGTTCACCTCCTCGATGCACACGACAGAGGCGGTGGTGCACGAGGTGGACACGACCCGGTGGTTGATCGACGACGAAATCGTCGAGGTGAGGGTCGAGGGGACGGGCGGGCGCTCCGGACTGGAGGAGTGGCTCGATCCGCAGTTCTTCTACTTCCGCACCGCGGGAGGAGCGATGGTCTACGCGGAGGTGTTCCTGCGCGCGGGGTACGGGTATGAGATCGGGTGCGAGGTGGTCGGGCGAAACGGCACTGCCCGATTGACGAACGCGCCGTCGACGTCGGTGAGTCTCGGTTTCCGCACATCCGGCGGCCGAGAGAAGGACTACACGGTCCGCTTTGCCGACGCGTATCGTGGTGAACTCGCGGGATGGGCGGAGGACGCTATCAACGGCGTTGTCAATGGTCCGAATTCCTGGGATGGCTATGCGGGTGCTGCCGTAACCGACGCCTGCCTCGAGGCGTTGCGCACCGGCGAGCCGGTCGCGGTGAAGATGCGCCCACGCCCTTCCTTCTACTGA
- a CDS encoding NAD(P)-dependent oxidoreductase, translated as MTGKPSIGWIGAGRMGFQLAKRLLDAGYDVEVYNRTRAKAEPLTQLGATVVDSPVELAGRDVVFSMVSASRDLEQVMLGEGGLLTDEGRVPKVIADASTVSSEASATVRAAAESRGVGFLATPVSGNPKVISVGKLTVAASGPREVFEAVEPMLQTWGRGVTYVGEGEVARTVKIAHNVFLGVVTQSLAEITVLAEKAGVSREAFLSFLNDSVMGSVFTQYKTPALVNLDFTPTFTNVLLKKDFDLGLAAARDLGVVMPLASITRDIVAQEVGNGNIERDFASLILTAAHGSGLDIVAENVSVSDGLEAR; from the coding sequence ATGACTGGGAAACCGAGTATCGGATGGATCGGCGCTGGACGAATGGGGTTCCAGCTGGCGAAGCGTCTTCTGGATGCCGGGTACGACGTCGAGGTTTACAACCGCACGCGTGCAAAGGCGGAGCCCCTCACGCAGCTCGGCGCGACGGTGGTCGACAGCCCGGTCGAGCTTGCGGGCCGCGACGTCGTGTTCAGCATGGTATCCGCGTCGAGAGACCTCGAGCAGGTGATGCTCGGGGAAGGTGGCCTGCTGACTGATGAGGGCCGCGTACCCAAAGTCATCGCGGATGCGTCGACGGTCTCGTCGGAGGCGAGCGCCACGGTGCGGGCCGCGGCGGAATCGCGAGGTGTGGGCTTTCTCGCGACACCAGTTTCGGGAAATCCGAAGGTGATCTCCGTCGGCAAGCTCACGGTGGCGGCGTCGGGCCCCCGCGAGGTGTTCGAGGCGGTGGAGCCGATGCTGCAGACGTGGGGTCGCGGCGTGACGTATGTCGGCGAGGGCGAGGTCGCGCGCACGGTCAAGATCGCGCACAACGTGTTCCTGGGGGTCGTCACTCAGTCGCTCGCCGAGATCACAGTCCTGGCCGAGAAAGCCGGGGTCTCGCGTGAGGCGTTCCTGTCCTTCCTCAACGACTCGGTGATGGGGTCGGTCTTCACGCAGTACAAGACCCCCGCGTTGGTGAACCTCGACTTCACGCCCACATTCACGAATGTGCTGCTGAAGAAGGACTTCGACCTCGGTTTGGCCGCCGCTCGCGACCTCGGTGTCGTCATGCCCCTCGCGTCGATCACGCGTGACATCGTGGCGCAGGAAGTCGGCAACGGCAATATCGAGCGCGACTTCGCTTCTCTCATCCTCACGGCCGCGCACGGGTCGGGTCTGGACATCGTCGCGGAGAACGTGTCTGTCAGCGACGGTCTCGAGGCGCGGTGA
- a CDS encoding branched-chain amino acid ABC transporter permease, producing the protein MHTGEGWRLCRLALPSLIACAHLCVDRRPLAARGEFSRWGLQARGGRDDAVAAESSGLSPTRVRLPALLLGGVLSGAAGAVWAHYLTAFSPATFGIDPAVIVVIMAVIGGVHSVSGAILGATIVAIWQELTRQIESGAVLFGMQLPMLPEFGALTLGIGLIVVLALRPHGLLASREFQLFRPRTQVLPEQPASV; encoded by the coding sequence GTGCACACGGGAGAGGGGTGGCGGTTATGTCGCCTTGCCTTGCCCAGCCTCATAGCGTGCGCGCATCTCTGCGTTGATCGTCGGCCACTCGCTGCCCGGGGCGAGTTCTCCCGTTGGGGACTGCAGGCGCGTGGGGGGCGAGACGATGCGGTGGCGGCGGAGTCGTCGGGGCTGTCGCCGACGCGCGTGCGTCTGCCCGCCCTGCTGCTCGGCGGAGTACTGTCGGGCGCTGCGGGTGCCGTATGGGCTCACTACCTCACCGCGTTCTCGCCGGCGACGTTCGGGATCGACCCCGCTGTCATCGTCGTGATCATGGCAGTCATCGGCGGCGTCCACAGTGTCAGTGGCGCGATACTCGGCGCAACCATCGTGGCGATCTGGCAGGAACTGACCCGGCAGATTGAAAGCGGTGCGGTGCTGTTCGGTATGCAATTGCCGATGCTGCCGGAATTCGGAGCACTGACGCTCGGTATCGGTCTCATCGTCGTGCTGGCGTTGCGGCCTCATGGGCTGCTGGCATCGCGCGAGTTCCAGCTGTTCCGTCCGAGGACTCAGGTGCTGCCGGAGCAGCCTGCATCCGTCTAG
- a CDS encoding Xaa-Pro peptidase family protein, translating into MDYERRVDFDRLRDYRLSRAQEALENSDCGAFLLFDFYNIRYTTQTWIGGALGDKMIRYALLMRGHDPILWDFGSAVRHHKLYSDWLPEENYRAGFLGFRGAVSPDGAGLMRDAVSEIASLLKSAGLADAPLGVDIVEPPFLFELQRQGLRVADAQQAMLDARVIKNQDEILLLNQAAAMVDGVYQDIVEALKPGVRENEIVALANKRLYEYGSDQVEAVNAISGERCNPHPHNFTDRIIRPGDQAFFDMIHSFNGYRTCYYRTFGVGWSTPSQRDAYKQAREWMDLALDAIKPGVGSDQVASVLPRAEDFGFENELAAFGLQFAHGLGLGLHERPIISRLNSMKDPVELRSGMVFAMETYCPASDGVSAARIEEEVVVTDYGIEVLTKFPAQELFIANPY; encoded by the coding sequence GTGGACTACGAACGCCGTGTCGATTTCGACCGACTGCGTGACTACCGCCTCTCACGCGCCCAAGAAGCGCTCGAGAACAGTGACTGCGGCGCGTTTTTGCTGTTCGACTTCTACAACATCCGCTACACGACCCAGACGTGGATCGGTGGAGCGCTCGGCGACAAGATGATCCGGTACGCGCTTCTGATGCGCGGTCACGATCCGATTCTCTGGGACTTCGGCTCCGCTGTCCGTCACCACAAGCTGTACTCGGATTGGCTGCCGGAGGAGAACTATCGGGCGGGTTTCCTCGGTTTCCGGGGCGCGGTGTCGCCCGACGGCGCGGGGCTCATGCGCGATGCCGTGTCCGAGATCGCTTCGCTGCTCAAGTCGGCCGGCCTGGCCGACGCGCCTTTGGGTGTCGACATCGTGGAGCCGCCGTTCCTGTTCGAGCTGCAGCGTCAAGGACTGCGGGTCGCGGACGCGCAGCAGGCGATGCTGGACGCTCGTGTGATCAAGAATCAGGACGAGATCCTCCTGCTCAATCAGGCCGCAGCGATGGTCGATGGCGTCTACCAGGACATCGTCGAAGCGCTCAAGCCGGGGGTGCGGGAGAATGAGATCGTGGCGCTGGCGAACAAGCGGCTTTACGAGTATGGCTCGGACCAGGTCGAGGCTGTCAACGCGATCTCAGGTGAACGTTGCAATCCGCATCCGCACAACTTCACCGACCGGATCATCCGCCCCGGCGACCAGGCGTTCTTCGATATGATCCACTCGTTCAACGGCTATCGCACCTGCTATTACCGCACGTTCGGGGTCGGCTGGTCGACGCCGAGTCAGCGCGACGCGTACAAGCAGGCACGGGAGTGGATGGATCTCGCGCTCGACGCGATCAAGCCGGGAGTCGGAAGCGACCAGGTCGCCAGCGTGCTGCCTCGCGCCGAGGATTTCGGTTTCGAGAACGAGCTCGCGGCATTCGGCCTCCAATTCGCTCACGGCCTCGGCCTGGGACTGCACGAACGACCGATCATCTCCCGTTTGAACTCGATGAAGGACCCTGTCGAGCTGCGCTCGGGCATGGTCTTCGCGATGGAGACCTACTGCCCTGCGAGCGACGGCGTGTCGGCCGCGCGCATTGAGGAAGAAGTGGTCGTTACCGACTACGGCATCGAGGTGCTCACGAAATTCCCGGCACAGGAGCTTTTCATCGCAAACCCATACTGA
- the leuC gene encoding 3-isopropylmalate dehydratase large subunit: MSNLVPRTLAEKVWDDHVVVKGENGEPDLIYIDLHLVHEVTSPQAFDGLRKEGRPLRRPDLTIATEDHNTPTWEIDKPIADLTSRTQIETLRRNAPDFGVRLHSLGDAEQGIVHVMGPQLGLTMPGVTVVCGDSHTSTHGAFGAMAFGIGTSEIEHVMATQTLSLKPFKTMAINVEGVLRPGVTAKDIILAVIAKIGTGGGQGFALEYRGSAIRALSMEGRMTICNMSIEAGARAGMVAPDETTFAYVQGREHAPKGQDWDDAVTYWRTLPTDDGATFDAEVFIDADQLEPFVTWGTNPGQGSSLSALVPNPADISDPNERAAAERALEYMDLTPGTPLKEVPVDAVFMGSCTNSRIEDLRAFASIIEGKKKADGVRVMVVPGSARVRLEAEAEGLDKIITDFGAEWRFAGCSMCLGMNPDQLAPGERCASTSNRNFEGRQGKGGRTHLVSPLVAAATAIRGTLSSPGDLLVTVGEEA, translated from the coding sequence ATGAGTAATTTGGTTCCCCGCACGCTTGCTGAGAAGGTCTGGGATGATCATGTGGTCGTGAAGGGCGAGAACGGCGAGCCGGATCTCATCTATATCGACCTCCACCTGGTCCACGAAGTCACGAGCCCGCAGGCTTTCGACGGCTTGCGAAAGGAAGGGCGTCCGCTGCGCCGGCCGGACCTCACGATCGCCACCGAGGATCACAACACTCCGACGTGGGAGATCGACAAGCCGATCGCCGACCTGACGAGCCGCACACAGATCGAGACGTTGCGGCGGAATGCTCCCGACTTTGGCGTGCGTCTGCATTCGCTCGGGGATGCGGAGCAGGGGATCGTGCACGTGATGGGTCCGCAGTTGGGCTTGACGATGCCCGGGGTGACGGTGGTGTGCGGTGATTCGCACACGTCAACACATGGTGCATTCGGTGCGATGGCCTTCGGCATCGGCACGAGCGAGATCGAGCACGTGATGGCCACGCAGACGTTGTCGTTGAAGCCGTTCAAGACGATGGCGATCAACGTCGAGGGGGTGTTGCGTCCTGGGGTGACGGCGAAGGACATCATCCTCGCGGTGATCGCGAAGATCGGCACCGGCGGTGGGCAAGGCTTTGCGCTGGAGTATCGCGGCAGCGCCATTCGCGCGCTCTCCATGGAGGGCCGGATGACGATCTGCAACATGTCGATCGAGGCCGGCGCGCGTGCGGGCATGGTGGCACCCGACGAGACGACGTTCGCGTACGTGCAGGGGCGCGAGCATGCGCCCAAGGGCCAGGACTGGGACGATGCCGTGACCTACTGGCGCACCCTTCCGACCGATGACGGCGCTACTTTCGATGCCGAGGTCTTCATCGACGCCGACCAGCTCGAGCCGTTCGTGACCTGGGGCACGAACCCGGGTCAGGGAAGCTCGCTGTCGGCCTTGGTCCCGAACCCCGCCGACATCAGCGACCCGAACGAGCGTGCAGCGGCCGAGCGGGCTCTGGAGTACATGGACCTCACGCCGGGCACGCCGCTCAAGGAGGTCCCTGTCGATGCCGTGTTCATGGGCTCCTGCACGAACAGCCGCATCGAGGACCTGCGGGCGTTCGCGTCGATCATCGAGGGCAAGAAGAAGGCGGACGGCGTCCGTGTGATGGTGGTGCCCGGTTCTGCCCGCGTGCGTCTGGAGGCCGAGGCCGAAGGTCTCGACAAGATCATCACCGACTTCGGTGCGGAGTGGCGGTTCGCCGGCTGCTCCATGTGCCTGGGGATGAACCCCGACCAGCTCGCGCCGGGTGAGCGCTGCGCTTCCACCTCCAACCGCAACTTCGAGGGCAGGCAGGGCAAGGGCGGTCGCACGCATCTGGTCTCCCCGCTGGTCGCTGCGGCCACCGCTATCCGCGGCACCCTGTCCAGTCCCGGCGATCTGCTGGTCACCGTCGGAGAAGAGGCCTGA
- the leuD gene encoding 3-isopropylmalate dehydratase small subunit: MDKFTTHSGIAAPLKRSNVDTDQIIPAVFLKRVTRTGFEDALFHEWRKNPDFVLNSAIYRSSSVLVAGPDFGTGSSREHAVWALRDFGFRVVLSPKFADIFRGNAGKQGLLAATISEDDLIRIWAAIDRSPGTEITVDLARRTARIDEELIPIGVDDYTRWRLLEGLDDIGLTLRHEDEIAQFEARRESWRPRTLPLPSLSASSVRGA, from the coding sequence GTGGATAAGTTCACGACCCACAGCGGTATCGCGGCGCCGCTGAAGCGCTCCAACGTCGACACGGACCAGATCATCCCCGCAGTGTTCCTCAAGCGCGTGACCAGGACCGGGTTTGAGGACGCGCTCTTTCATGAGTGGCGGAAGAACCCTGACTTCGTCCTCAACAGCGCCATCTACCGGTCATCCTCGGTGCTGGTCGCCGGACCCGACTTCGGTACCGGGTCCAGCCGCGAGCACGCGGTCTGGGCGCTGCGCGACTTCGGATTCCGGGTGGTGCTCAGCCCCAAGTTCGCCGACATCTTCCGCGGGAACGCGGGTAAGCAGGGCTTGCTCGCCGCGACGATCTCGGAGGACGACCTCATCCGGATCTGGGCCGCGATCGACCGATCGCCGGGAACCGAGATCACCGTCGACCTCGCTCGACGCACCGCCCGGATCGACGAAGAGCTGATCCCGATCGGTGTGGATGACTACACGAGATGGCGGCTCCTCGAAGGGCTCGATGACATCGGGCTCACACTCCGCCATGAAGACGAGATCGCGCAGTTCGAGGCCCGTCGCGAGTCGTGGCGGCCCCGGACCCTCCCCCTTCCCTCGCTTTCTGCGTCAAGCGTCCGCGGGGCCTGA
- a CDS encoding MBL fold metallo-hydrolase, producing the protein MRDVSPGLTQIDEPYAHEFVRGNIWWRQGRDRDLLVDTGLGIASLRQALRTLTATQGLTWREPIVVLTHGHLDHAGGAAEFADVRAHPGDVPAAVTSLHGRTFAQQLGAKPDPSLPEGLLVSASPRAAWDPRHHDVGEITATPAEAGDIIDLGDRRYEVLHLPGHTHGSIALLDRVNRELFSGDVVYDDILLDDLHESDPEDYRRSMDLLRRLDVNDVRPGHGSSFDHYVLQRIIRAYTSR; encoded by the coding sequence ATGCGTGACGTCTCCCCAGGCCTCACTCAAATCGACGAACCATACGCGCACGAGTTCGTTCGCGGCAACATCTGGTGGAGACAAGGCCGGGACCGGGACCTCCTCGTCGATACTGGGCTCGGAATCGCCAGCCTTCGACAAGCGCTCCGAACGCTGACAGCCACGCAAGGACTCACATGGCGCGAGCCGATCGTCGTCCTCACCCACGGGCACCTCGACCACGCCGGAGGCGCCGCAGAATTCGCCGATGTGCGGGCGCATCCGGGGGACGTGCCGGCAGCGGTGACATCGCTCCACGGACGCACCTTTGCCCAGCAGCTGGGAGCGAAACCAGACCCGTCACTGCCCGAAGGCCTGCTCGTCTCAGCCTCACCGCGAGCGGCATGGGATCCCCGACACCACGACGTCGGCGAAATCACCGCCACCCCCGCAGAAGCAGGAGACATCATCGACCTCGGGGACCGGCGATACGAGGTTCTGCACCTCCCGGGCCACACCCACGGCAGCATCGCACTTCTCGACCGGGTCAACCGCGAACTGTTCTCCGGAGACGTCGTCTACGACGACATCTTGCTCGACGACCTCCACGAATCAGACCCCGAGGACTACCGACGTTCCATGGACCTACTCCGACGACTCGACGTCAACGACGTCCGGCCGGGCCACGGATCGTCATTCGATCACTACGTCCTCCAGCGCATCATCCGCGCGTACACGTCCCGTTGA
- a CDS encoding cytosine permease has translation MSSTRSNTVSTDTAGHIEVGGIDVIAEDQRHGRPAGLFGIWAAANVTYLYIVYGGLLVIVGLQVWEALIICVLGNLWWFAVGWVSISGPASGTPSVIIMRAMFGVRGNKFFGAGLGALIAVLFVILNVTFAALASTALFEALGVDVTPVGELLLLIAVAALSLTLSVFGHATIERLSPYISIVVGACFLLAGIFVLSAADWGYQSPALGIGERAALWLLGLTIIASGPLSWYTSADFSRYLPTTSSRKAIVVWTALGGIIPSVLLGALGAIAATSIDMNDPQTAIAAIVPAWFYPVFLAAVIVGSIANNALTAYSAGLYVQTFAPRVRRWVTVTIVGAVCVLAAVYLLFLARDLLETLNYLIEISVAVMGPLLAIYVADVVLRRNRYDGLELSRTDNRSPLWFRSGWSLPGTAALLIATTVALLMVNTTLYVGPIAAALGGADLSSIAGPLIAVATYATLWKREEQRTSSNRTGVAA, from the coding sequence ATGAGCAGCACCAGAAGCAACACAGTGAGCACAGATACCGCTGGTCATATCGAGGTCGGAGGGATCGATGTCATCGCAGAAGATCAGCGCCACGGTCGCCCTGCCGGTCTTTTCGGGATCTGGGCCGCCGCGAACGTCACCTACCTCTACATCGTCTACGGCGGGCTGCTCGTCATTGTCGGTTTGCAGGTGTGGGAAGCGCTCATCATCTGCGTTCTCGGAAACCTGTGGTGGTTCGCCGTCGGCTGGGTCTCGATCTCCGGCCCGGCGTCCGGCACTCCCAGCGTCATCATCATGCGGGCGATGTTCGGCGTGCGCGGCAACAAGTTTTTTGGGGCCGGACTCGGCGCGTTGATCGCGGTCCTCTTCGTGATCTTGAACGTCACTTTCGCGGCACTCGCGTCGACGGCACTGTTTGAGGCTCTCGGGGTCGATGTGACGCCAGTGGGGGAGTTGCTGCTGCTCATCGCTGTGGCCGCTCTGAGCCTCACGCTCAGCGTCTTCGGTCACGCCACGATCGAACGCCTGAGTCCATACATCTCCATCGTTGTCGGTGCGTGCTTCCTCCTCGCCGGCATCTTCGTGCTCAGTGCCGCCGACTGGGGATACCAGTCCCCAGCTCTCGGCATCGGGGAGCGAGCAGCACTCTGGCTGCTGGGACTGACGATCATCGCCTCCGGACCGCTCTCCTGGTACACCAGCGCCGACTTCTCCCGATACCTCCCAACCACGAGCTCAAGGAAGGCCATCGTCGTCTGGACCGCACTGGGCGGCATCATCCCCTCTGTCCTGCTCGGAGCACTGGGGGCCATCGCCGCCACCAGCATCGACATGAACGACCCGCAGACCGCGATCGCCGCCATCGTTCCCGCCTGGTTCTATCCTGTGTTCCTCGCGGCGGTGATCGTGGGGAGCATCGCCAACAACGCCCTCACCGCGTACTCCGCCGGCCTCTACGTCCAGACCTTCGCCCCCCGCGTCCGACGTTGGGTCACAGTGACAATCGTGGGAGCCGTGTGTGTGCTGGCGGCGGTGTACCTGCTCTTCCTCGCACGGGATCTCCTGGAAACGCTCAACTACCTGATCGAGATCTCGGTCGCGGTCATGGGCCCCCTCCTCGCGATCTACGTCGCGGACGTGGTGCTGCGCCGTAACCGCTACGACGGCTTGGAGTTGAGCCGCACGGACAACAGGAGCCCGTTATGGTTCCGCAGTGGGTGGTCGCTCCCTGGGACAGCGGCCCTGCTGATCGCCACAACGGTGGCGCTCCTGATGGTGAACACCACTCTGTACGTCGGCCCGATCGCCGCGGCTCTGGGAGGCGCCGACCTCTCCTCCATCGCGGGCCCGCTGATCGCAGTAGCCACGTACGCAACGCTGTGGAAGCGCGAGGAGCAGCGGACATCGTCCAATCGAACTGGAGTCGCCGCATGA